The Gossypium raimondii isolate GPD5lz chromosome 2, ASM2569854v1, whole genome shotgun sequence genome segment taatgcatctgttaaaataaaaataattaaatgcataaaactaattaaattatatatttaaaaattaattaaattaaattaaattattatatttttaatatttttatttttaatattccaatttattaaataatgcatctgttaaaataaaaataattaaatgcataaaactaattaaattatatatttacaaattaattaaattaaattaaattaaaatttttatttttagtatttttattttaatattccaatttattaaataatgcatctgttaaaataaaaataattaaatgcataaaaataattaaattatatatttacaaattaattaaattaaattaaaattttttattttaatatttttattttaatattccaatttattaaataatgcatttcttaaaataaaaataattaaatgcataaaataattaaattatgtattaacaaattaattaaattaaattaaatttttatttttatatttttattttaatattccaatttattaaaataaaaacaattaaattatatatttaattattaaatgccgtttaataattataaagtctttaattttttaattaacagAAGCTTGTACATAATTAACTgtaatgaatattaaatgctagtgacaacaaaatttcaaataaatcttaaaattacattaattttaatttgatgtagaatatgatttaaaaggttattttggtgcaattgtataaatataattttaattttaattcaatatatagatgaagttttaattttagctcaattatacatatacctaCAAAGCATCAACATAATAACATGATCAAAGATTTTGAAGACGaagaatttatgcaaattgctTCCTcgctattttcaaaatttgttcacCTCACAAGGATAGTCTACTTCTAGATAAGGTTTCGGTTAATAAACTAAGGCATGCCATCTGTGATTGTATTATCGAGGCCTAAAGTGCTTTTAGTTCATGACAACtaatttgataaagaaatgatTTTCAAgttgcaaagataattttaatttctattttttgcttcgtaaagattctaaatttgtattgttcatttttctttgatagtgtgttattGCTTCCTATTGAAGCAGCTTGTTTGATTGCTTCCTCCACCCACAGTTGAGCATCTTGTATTCACACAATCACTGTGAGTTCTTTggcaattaattatttaattttattttactgttattgaaattatgattggAGAAATGTGACATTTTTACTACGATTTGAAAATATGGAACACTTAATATCTTGCAATAATGGTTTGTCTGCCTTTAATTACACAAAGTGTGAGGTGTAAAAGAATTagtattgcattgacaatatggttgcaaatctgtagaattgcgagTTGGTTCTTACTTACATTGGGTGCCAGCcatagcctacatacttatagaccaaggattaggtcctatattttagatttttatgcaaaacgggattatgtaAAAAGACTTATATATGTTAGTGACGAgacttgtattgaacaagttaggatgaatagattttccttttttaactatgtgagatgttacaaacATTAgagggattgaagtcgtcaaggaacatgcttgttgatgagcaagtggcaatgtttttacatatcatttctcatcaccttaaaaatcgagttatcaagcatcactttaataggtctggggaaactgttagcagatcattttatagtattttaaatGATGTCATAtgcttacaagatgtgttatttaaaaaggcggagccaattacagctaATTCTTcagacacaaggtggaaatggtttaaggtattggattgagttttatatatagcttgtacataatttagttgatttagatttaaatttagtatcctaactcaaggttttataacatgtgatatagaattgcttaggtgctcttgatggaacccacatcaagattagggttccaacagttgataaacctagatatcgaacgcgaaaaggtgatagcaacaaatatgctaggtgtttgtacacctaatatgcaatttgtttatgttcttcctgctTGGGAAGTTTCTGTTGCTGATGGACGGGTTCTTCaagatgccattagtaggagacatggactaaaagttcctcatagtaaagtggatagttagaggactttgaattattcattaagatcaaactttttttggggaattaatcatttaaaattttttttataggttgttattatctagttgatgctggatacacaaattgtgatggatttcttgcaccttttaaAGGACAACaatatcatttgaatgagtggCGTCAGAGTTATCAGCCAAGTACTTCgcaagaattttttaatatgaaacatgcctcagcacgtaatgttattgaaagatgctttgagttattaaaacttagatggggaatacttaggaatccatcattctatcctgtaagagtgcacaatagaatcattattgcatgttgtttgctccataattttattcaaacccatatgagtattgatcctattgaagctgaggtgggagaaggattacctagtaataTGGTAGATGACGATGAATCGAGTATCATAagtattcatccatcggatgcatGGGCTACTTgaaggatggaactagccaaccaaatgttcgatgaatggcaagcatctagaaattagttaggtttagggacaaaatgagtttgagttaatttgtttatgtgaTTTTGTGTatctagtttgtgaaactttggtggtgtttgaattgttttttgtattgtactaaacttgttgaattataatttaatttcttttcattcatcatgtgttataattttatacagtgttgagcttttgattcatgatattgaacttaattttaattttataaagtgttcaccttttgattcatgatattaaacttaattttaatttgtttttttcttaagataattatgtcaggtgtttcagaatcaaatgtttcttcccaaacttctcgaggaaccaaaaagaaatgggttccagaagaagatgcagctTTGGTTTCCTGTATggtggacttgcacaatgttggaaccttTAATGTTGATAcggggttcaaagccggttatttaaacgagttggaaaaaatgttagaaaaggctttacccaatgcaatgttgaaggctagacctaatattgaatcgaggattaggtTACTAAAAAGGGATTGGTCAATTgtgtatgacatgcttaatgaccaaaacaatagcggttttggttgggatgagcataggcagctcgttgttgctgaagatgtgGTTTGGAACTCTTATTtaaatgtaagaattatttcaagtctttattatcttatttttaccaaacttataactaatatgatttcttcatttttatagAGTCATAAAGAAGCTGGTCAATTCAGACATCGTAGTTTCTCTTACTACGATCAACTTactgccatatacgcaagagatcgagcgactgggaaagatgctcaGACAGCCGCTGAGgttattgaagaaataaatgttcAGGATGTACCTACTACAGATattaatgaagaaagaaacgaattctatgactgcgaagctgaTGTCTCTTTGGATGACATAGATGTTTCTGCTACGGAACCGCAACTAGATATAAACCAAGGGGGTTCCACatcttcaaagaagaaaaaaaagaattctgaTGCAAGtgatcatttttcttcttcatttcatgATGCTGCGACTTTATTGCCAGAAAACATGCGGGCCATTGGCgaacaaatcagtaggagtattgcctccgatgtgGTAGTTCAATAAAAGTCAGaagaattccagatcatccaagaaAAAGCACAAAATTTATATCCAACCTTGTTGAAATAGAAGGTTTAACTGTGGCTGAGCGCTATCGAGCATTGAgcaaaattccagatcatccaactcaaatgctcgttttctttagtttaccttctgatgtgcggttggaatgggtcagaagatttcttgctgaccattaaaaatcatggttctgttgatgatattttcgtaactttttttgtttataatatttgggatggtatgtcattacaatgttctaactttttgatgttgtaaaactatataacttatggattatgacatagaatttcatgaatttcatgtaaccttttgttaatatatgaatattatgtttatgcaaaatataattctcaagttatttattacttctaattttttattgtagaataattaaattatttgtttcactaatgatattttagcacattaaatatatattgcgtttaaaaataataaagtagattatgaattatattttatagtattatatattatgattttagtaaattcatataagaatatttaatattaaaattttattaaattatatattttattgaattatagttaataattattattttagattatattttatagtattatatttatgattatagtaaattcatataagaatatttaatattaagaatgttattaaattatatattttaataaattatatttaataataattattttaaattatattttatagcattatatattatgattttagtaaattcatataagaatatttaatattaagaattttattaaattatatattttattaaattatatttaaaataattaatttaaattatattttatagtattatatattatgattttagtaaattctaagaatatttaatattaagaattttattaaattatatattttgactaaattatatttttaataattattattttaaattatattttatagtgttatatattatgattttagtaaattcatttaagaatatttaatattaagaattttattaaattatatatatttttaaattatatttaaaataattattttagattatattttatagtattatatattatgattttagtaaattataagaatatttaatattaagaattttattaaattatatattttactaaattatatttttaataataattattttaaattatattttatagtattatatattatgattttagtaaattcatttaataatatttaatattaataattttattaaattatataattttattaaattatataattttattaaattatatttaataataattattttaaattatattttatagtattatatattatgattttattaaattcatataagaatatttaatattaaaattttattaaattatatattttattaaattatatttaataataattatgttaaaatatgattaaattatttattatttatattaataatcttattaaaatttaataacaataacaataatcatctacctaaaaaattttttatgctaagggtattatagtcattttagtttttttccttatgctattacaacatcattccattcaaccaaatacaagaatactattacgcctctattccattacagctctattccattatagcgaaccaaacgtgcccctAATCTTCCctaaacaacaaaacaaactctcctttccttttctatttatttttttccttctctttctcCTTCCCTCTCTCTattctccttctctttttttttctttgtttttccctTCCCTTCCCTTCCCTTCCTGCCCTctccttctctttcttcttcttctcttcttttcttcttcttcttattcttctctttcttctccTTCACTCACCGGCCAAAAATGAACCTTGGGGACCATTATAAGGTCCCCAAACAcacaataacaacaaatatcCTGCATGAGCCGTCCCATCGCTCAAGGCCACACCTGTGGTCTTGCCTCGCCAGAGGCATCACCAATCTTTGCTTGTCTGTCTCCTCCATCACTAGGTGCCGCCTTTTCCCTAGGCATGACCCAGTGTGCTATCCCATAGTGGCAGCGGGTCAATTTTTGGGTCTAGTTTTTACCGTATACGTCGCATTTGACCCGTATTTTACCTTGGGTGCTGCCTATCTACATGCCTccaccattattatttttttcatgttgATTTGTGTCAGAAAATCAGGGTGGTGCCACCTATGCAGCACCCTCCACCCATTTAAatgtaccattttggtacataattcTTGCAACAACCCATttaggtattttttttaaatattatttgggtaaaaaacccAGAATTTAAGCTATAAACACAAGTAGTTTACTCTTCAAAGGCACTCACAAATAAGTTCTTCAATagacaataaattattttttatgctcTCGTACAAAACCTATACAAGTCTCACAATATATTGAAGTTTTTCGAGATTTGCTAACATACTAGTGATAAATTACAATCCAACCCTTAATAATAGTAGCTACAAAACAACAGAAGcaatatactaataaatacaaAAGTAAAGTGAACTATTagaaattcatttttcaaagAAGTCTTCAATGCAACCCCAATTAGTTTTCCACTATCCAAgagatttaattatttgatttgagCCTATCCAATATCTAAGGATAACTTGTTTAAATTGATTGGTCTTTAAAGTTGAGTTTTCATATATCCACAATATCAacacaatttaaaattcaaatattttattacaataaatGTCAActccaaatttgaaaaattaatcaattgttCACCGAGACAATGGAAGTTGATACTTTCGATTGACACTTAACAGGCCACTTCAAAAACTTGCCTCAACAATTAGTATATGTTTTAAgctaaacaatttaataatcaatagttttagagaaaatatttgatacattatcagtagagtttttagactccacaagcaGGGTCAAGGGTTAACAAGTGTCCTATAAgagtataataaaaaatttaaaaaataaatgtttaaaaaagaGAGACACATGTCAATTCTTTAAGGttgcttgtggaataaaaaagtaCATTGCCAATGTACCAAATAATAGGGGTGA includes the following:
- the LOC105787894 gene encoding uncharacterized protein At2g29880-like translates to MSGVSESNVSSQTSRGTKKKWVPEEDAALVSCMVDLHNVGTFNVDTGFKAGYLNELEKMLEKALPNAMLKARPNIESRIRLLKRDWSIVYDMLNDQNNSGFGWDEHRQLVVAEDVVWNSYLNSHKEAGQFRHRSFSYYDQLTAIYARDRATGKDAQTAAEVIEEINVQDVPTTDINEERNEFYDCEADVSLDDIDVSATEPQLDINQGGSTSSKKKKKNSDASDHFSSSFHDAATLLPENMRAIGEQISRSIASDVVVQ
- the LOC128035544 gene encoding uncharacterized protein LOC128035544; the protein is MLQTLEGLKSSRNMLVDEQVAMFLHIISHHLKNRVIKHHFNRSGETVSRSFYSILNDVICLQDVLFKKAEPITANSSDTRWKWFKVLLMEPTSRLGFQQLINLDIEREKVIATNMLGVCTPNMQFVYVLPAWEVSVADGRVLQDAISRRHGLKVPHSKVDS